From the genome of Amyelois transitella isolate CPQ chromosome 29, ilAmyTran1.1, whole genome shotgun sequence:
TGTCAATGTTTACCACCGCTTTTAAATATTGGAtgaaaatttgtaattatttatgtgttcATTTAAgcagatataaaaaagaattaatgtttttttttacttttgcattaaaatagagacttattattaattataagaccataatataaattattctattctgtagtaataattggaataatacctattttaattgatgagttatttaaactattattcGCGTGAACGCGGTCGAGACATAGTTTGGTATAAAACGAGTTCAGCAATAGGTATTTATGTAatctaattattaaatttataattatttataaagtcgTCTCACCCGCTTAGCCACCTTCTAGATTATTAATAGtaactattataaaattataataaaagtgttttaataactttttgttttcaaatatttgtgagaaaatactgataattttaacttatataatattttaaatgtaaaaatgtcTGTTATAGTTTTCACGGCTCAAATGCTATAGAAATTGAAATGGAGACAGTTTAAAAGCTGAGGTCAAACGTCAACGTGAGgtcaaaaaaaatacgtaactACATTTTTTACGGCAAATACGCGAACAGCtagtaaattaagaaaaagtgTATTGAGCCATTTCAactaaattattgattttattattatataatcaatcatattattaaaatataattaatttttaatataaatacagtCGCTCACAAAATTGacttttttagatattttttatgcttaaatttaaataatatttatgactaGAATTCTTCAGTCCATGGTAGTTCGTGGGTCTTGGAGTTTATTCCTCACTCGCTGGGCTTTCTTCGCTTGCTCtggtgaagaaaaaaaaaacaatttaacaatgcaataatgaaaaaaaaaacaaaatttatatggAGAAAAGGAAATGTCGAAAAGCTGACCTTGGGTTCTGACCTTGAGGATACAAATAACAATGTAGGTACAAAGATGAGAGGAATTtcgtttgtctgtttgtttgtttgttatatctttattgcgtagaaatttacacagtaacaagaaaatagtaagtatatacatagttataaaagaaacaaatcacatCATGCATTATTCGTATTtattaaacacatttttttttaaattctgaaACAACATTTAACAGAAAATCAATGAATTTCGAActctttttataactttttgtttatattaaattataataaaaagtgtagcagagatttcacggattggagctatatatacaacctccgacacaacatcgtgtgtcgcgcggttccccaggcgtcacaccagcctacaggaagatcttccctttagtggcggtcgagccgaatcatcgctctcactacaaaaagtaaaaataccgcgcaacagacgatgttgtgtcggaggttgtagaTATAgttccaatccgtgaaatctttgcttgcgcgatttagatttttcgctgtttttgtttgataacgtcgcgtaattttattttttattcttgtggcgtatagatttcgtCACAATACATTTACTTTGGctcattatattatacaatcaacaatttataacatttgaaatctaacttatattatacaatGTTATGTAACAagcacacatttttttaaatacaatacacattgtattatatttaatgttcGGTAAATTTACTGAcgtaattacaattttttcaatggcataaaaaaataggtaattaatttttaaaaacattaatgctaatatatatttttttttaaattatagaacccatcacttaaaattaaaatatagatgtggcgtatagatttcgccacaatACATTTACCAAAATTCGTAATTTCCTTACCTGGCCTCGTAAGTACCTCTGGTAGGTATCTTACATCGAAACAAGGAATACACGCCCGTGTATTCACACAGCATGCTGGGTGTACCCTGTGGGGGGAGAGACGACCCAACTGACACCTCAGACCGCTTGCCGTAACGACTGCCCAGGAAGAATCTGCAAGAATCCTCTCAATTTCatctactacatacatatggtcacgtctatgtcccttgcggggtagacagagccaacagtcttgaaaagactgaatggccacgttcagctatttggcttaatgatagaattgagattgaaatagtgacaggttgctagcacatcgccttgaaaagaatcccaagtttgtaagcctatcccttagtcgccttttacgatatccatgggaaagagatggagtggtcctattcttttttgtattggtgccgggaaccacacgacactacatctactacctatatgtatatttttttaagatacaGTTAGTAGATGAAATTATATGACATATCAGATactagtgtccgaccgaagcttcggcttcggcttcggcttcggccaccttcggccaaaaaatccaccttcggcgaaacattcggcttcggcccaaaatccggccgaagccgaaggtttcgccgaaggtccgagcgaccgtcgagattgaacgaactgttacgaaagtcatgaggcggcggggagtcactgtcaaaatatcacattgctgattgcatgcatcaaaacaagtccgtacgtgtatttaaacgagtgtttttgtaagaaatcaaatcattatttttaccagtaggtaaatcacaaacttttatctatacatattataaaacagtaaaaatat
Proteins encoded in this window:
- the LOC106140241 gene encoding RYamide neuropeptides-like; this encodes MWIYVCAFLVISAAFTDAVHAEKRAEISPVPFVLSTRYGRSPPRVMMPRNDRFFLGSRYGKRSEVSVGSSLPPQGTPSMLCEYTGVYSLFRCKIPTRGTYEARASEESPASEE